The window ATCCTCCAAAACTATAGATGATCGAATTAAAGGTGGGTATGTTATCGACAAATTGAAAATATGGCTCTAGATCCGATCCAAAAAACATGATAACTATCGGCAAGGAATAGGAAAGTATGGTCCAGACTATTTGAAAGTTTAGTAATCTAGCTCCCACTCTATTGAGCCCGATTATTTTATCTCTTTTAGTCAGCCAGAGAATCATAGGGAGAATGATGTTTCCTGCGGGAATAAATACACCACAAATGACTGATAGGTGGAAGAACATCAGAAACTGTCGGTCTTCCTTCTTCCCATAATCTAATAGATCTTCAATATTGATTTGCAATGTATCGCATATCAATTGCAAGGTTTTCCCGCGAGGTTCGTTCTGCTCATTCTCGATGCGTTGAACAGTGCGCAGGCTAATTTGAGACTGGTCTGCGAGTTCTTCTTGAGACATGCCTTTCCTTATACGGGCTTGTTTTATTTTAGAAGCAATGGATTCCATGGTTTTATTTTTAAAGTTGGATCCAAAAGTAGCTGAGAGAAATACCAACTCTGGAATTTAAGTCTTGACTTATCTGTGACACTCTTGCGACAATCCTGTCAATAGGCTGTTATATAGCTACTTAATTTAATCTATTTATATCTCGTGTTGGGCATCCATCGAGATTGAACCCATAATTCATAGGTTAGAAAAGCTATGACCATCGAATATTCTATTCCAATCCACCACATATTTTCTTGAAACAAGGCGTTCGAGTATGCTGAATAACTCACGAAAACCAAGCCACTCCAAATAACCATGTAACGGTATTTTGTGAAAATTGAGAATAATAAAGGTATGGTCAAATACCAAGGATGCACGGTGGTGGAGAACAACAGGTAAATTGTAAAAGAGAACAGAATGCTGGTTAGTAGGATTTCTGGAAATTGATTTTTGCGAATTACAGCAAGCAATAGAATAGACATCAATGTAATTACAGGCAAAATTTTACCTACCGTGCCTATAATGTTATAACCAGTGATCTGGAACCCTATCTCTCGAATGATATAATATACACTTGCATTAAATTCAAATGTTCCAAACCAAAGCCCTACAGAAGACCCATAGTTTTCAATCAAATCTGCTGAAATAAATGGAGCGAATCCGAGTGAAACTGTAGCAGCTAAAATGCCGAAGTATAAAAACCACCTTTTCCATTTCATACCTTTCAACAACAACGGCAAAATCATGACTGGCAATAGCTTTAATAAGATGCTAAAACCTATAAAAACAGGACTCTTCAAACGCTGGTAGGTGATAAAATAATACACTCCCATAAGCATCAAACATGCCATCACTCCTTCCCAGTGCAAGTTTGCAGTCAACTCAATAATTACAAATGGATTCAAAAAGTAAAGCAAGATCAAATAATCAGGTTTGCCTATCAAGCGCAGCAACCTGAGCCCATAGAAAAACACCACTACATCTGCAGCAATAATGAACACCCGCATCCATACGACCGTCATCAATAAATTATCACCTCCTAAGTAAGCCGCAGCTGCAAAGAAAAGTTGATTGAGTGGTGGGTAGTTCGTATAATGACCGCTAGAAAGTTCTCCCATGGAGGAATGCAGCAGCTGTGCATTTGGCACAACCTCAACGCCAGCAGCTATTAAATCATCTGGTAGATATATGTAAGGATTCAGACCGTTGAGCAGCAAATGACCGTCCCAGATAAACCGAAAGAAATCTTGTGATAATGTGGGCGTGTTCCATAAAAAAACCAGTCGCAATACGATACCCGCAATTAACCAAACCAAAATATGAGGAGGCCGCTGCCACAAACGTCCTAGCTTAAAAGAAAATAGCTGAATTTCTCGGGATTGAGCCGTTTTGAAAATCCAGTAAAATCCACCGAAAAACACAAATAGTGTGGTGTAGCAGATGAGACTGTCGAGAAACTGCTTTCGCGGAAGCGAACTAAAGACAGCACACTCTAAAAAACTGAGGATCAGCAAGATTCCAAAACCGTTTTGCAACCGCGCTTTCATCTATTGCTTGTCCGTTAGACTGCGAATAAATACAAACCCAAAACCGATGACCAGCATTAAATGAAAAGGAAATAGTCCAAAATCGCCGCCTTGATCACCTACTATAAAGGCAGAGTATAAACCGAAGATAAAATAGAGCGTCAATAAGCCTTCAATAACAACATTGGGGCTCAGCTTTTTGCGTAAGTATTTATTGGCTTTCCAATTGCTACCCACGGCGGTTAAATTGAACTTAGGCGTGCGCACAAACTCACTGCGCTTTCCTATATGACCTTCTATTACCGCAATCGAATTATGTAAAGAAAATCCCATCGCAATAGAAAAGAAAGTGAAAAACATACCAATGTAAGTGACGAAATTTTTGAAACCACCGCCATAGATGTTGCGATACATGTACCAATAACACACAAAAAAGATGAGTGTACTGATCACGAAAAAGCTCATCACTATAAAGTAAACTTTCAAATGCTCGTACTCGTTTTTAATATACAGCATAGGAATGCTTAGTACAGCAACAATCAGCACATTGAGAAACATGGTGCTGTTTAATAAATGTAAAATCCCATGAAACTTTGTTTTGGCTGAAATGGTCTTGCTGCTCAAAACACGTTTGAACATCTTTTGAAAATTCTCTGCGCCACCTTTATTCCATCTGAACTGCTGGGAACGAGCAGCACTGATGACGATGGGCAATTCCGCTGGAGTGGTGACGTCTTCTAGGTATTTGAACTTCCATTGCTTGAGTTGGGCGCGGTAACTTAGGTCTAGGTCCTCAGTCAAGGTGTCGCCCTGCCAGTTTCCAGCGTCGTATATGGTTTGTTTGCGCCATATTCCTGCAGTGCCGTTGAAGTTTATAAAATGACCTTTTGAATTACGGCCTACTTGTTCTAGGGTGAAATGCGCATCTAGTGCAAATGCTTGGATCTGCGTCAGTATACTGTAGTTTCTGTTCAAATGGGACCATCGGGTTTGTACAACGCCTATATCTGGATCCTGAAAATATCCTACCGTTTTAAGAAGCCAGTCTGGTTGTGGAAGGAAATCAGCATCAAATATGGCGATGAATTCTCCTTTGGCGGTTTTGAGACCTTCTTTAAGTGCACCGGCTTTATAACCGCTGCGATCAGTCCTCATGATGTGCTGAATGTCGAATCCCAGATTTTGAAGTTTATCTACCTCCATAGAGGTGATCTCTAGTGATTCATCTGTGCTATCATCTAGCACTTGGATTTCTAGTTTGTCTTTGGGGTAATCAATGAGGGCGATGTTTTCTAATAACCGCTCTATAACATACAACTCATTAAAAACGGGCAGTTGTATAGTTACATAGGGCAAATCTGCCTTAGTAGGGACTTGGTAGTTAGTGGCGGAGGCTTTTCTATTTGCCTGCAGGTAATTCACCAATAAATTCAATTGGGAAAGTGCATAAAACAGGATCATAATTAATGATGCTGAATAGATAATGATACAAATCCACTCCAGTATCATTTTTTAAGCCCGTATTTGAAGATCCATGTCAATATCTTAACGCCTGCAAAGATAGCACCTTTGAATGTTCCTGACACTTTGGACACGCCTATTCTATTACGGTAGCGTACAGGAACCTCTTCATAAGTGTAGTTTTTCTTCAACGCTTTCAATTGCATTTCTACGGTCCAACCGTAGGTTTGATCTTGCATTTGTAACGCAACTAACTTTTCATATTTGATCGCTCTAAATGGGCCTAAATCAGTAAACCTTGAATTAAAAAATAACTTCATCAGGTTAGTGGCCAGCCAATTGCCAAAAATCTGAGGACCTGTCATCGATCCTGTTTCTCGTAATTTTTTATCACGAGCTCCTATAACAAAATCGATATCTCGCTCGATAATAGGCGCAGTAAGCAAAGGCAACTGTTCTGGATAATCGCTGTAGTCGCCATCAATAAACACGAGAATATCTGGTTGTCGTTCTAGGCCTGCGATGTAATCCATGCCTTTTAAACAAGCAAACCCATAACCACGCCTAGACTCCTGGAGTACTGTGGCTCCAGCCGCCATGGCATTTGCGACGGTTTGATCTGTAGAATTGTTACTGACTACAATTACTTCATCAATATATTTTGGTAAATCCTGTATCACAAGCCCAACAGAACCTGCCTCATTGAATGCAGGAATCAGGACTTTAATGATGGGCTGTTGTGTCAATTTAAATCTTTTGAAGGCGCAAGTTATGCAATATGTAATGGCTACAAGAAGCTATTACCCATATCATGTACGGGACAATGCGCTTTTGGGTTGCTTAAAGTGCTAGAAATTGAGAACTAAATAGATGTAAAACCTTTGCAGTAGGTTGTTGATGAGTTCGCTTTCGCGAAAGCGAACTCTCTAGAAAAATTTAGTTTTATTGTTATCCGGATCTGATCCACCAAATTTGGACAATTTATAGGTGAAGCTCAACATGAAATATTGTTGTAATACCAGGCTGCTTGTATCAAGTACGAAATCCTGGTTTACATTACGACGTGTTGCAATCACCTGATCGAGTAAATCATAAGCCGTGACTTTTAAAATAGCCTTATCCTTTGCAAACTTGTAGCCTAGACTTCCTATCAAAACAAAGCTGTCATTATCAAATTCTGAAGAGACATTACCAAATCTGTTGTATTCTCCTCGCAATCCCATGGTTAAATTTTCTGGCCAAAAAGTAGTCAAATCAATGGCTGCTGTATGATTAGTAAAACTTTGGTCTTCTATAGAAGCGATGTCGTATGCTGTTGAATTCAGGTTCAAACTGTAATCCAGTTCAATTTCAAACAGGTCACGAATACTGTATTCAAAACTAGCTCCTGGCGTAATTCCTAAGGATTCACTGGCAAACTGAATACCATTAGTAAAGGAAACGAAACGGTTATAATTAGCATTTATGGAGATATCTCCACCAATGTCACGCTTGTCTTTTTTCCATGTTTTGCTAAAACTAGAATACAAATATCCATTTCTATTCCCGTCAACATTTGTGTAGGTAGTTGTTCTAATCAAGTCATCATCAGTCGTGGTGATTGCAGCGACTGCATCTTTGTTAAAGGACATATTACCACCCATGTAAAATCCAGATCCTTTTTCCCAATCGTAATTACTCCAATTGAGATTTACATTATGCCTGATCGTTGCGTCTAGATCAGGATTACCTACAACGATATTAGTAGGATTTGTACGGTCTTCTACAGGTTGTAACTCACGAACACTTGGTACGTCAACACTATTGTTGTAGTACAAATAAACTTGACCAAATTTTCCTATTTTCTGACGTAGGTTGGCTTGTAAAAACAGGTTGTTGAAATCCTTACTGAAGCTTACTTGTTGTAAAACATCCTCACTTTCTAAGGTTTGGAAGATATATCCAGTGCCTAATTCCATGCGGAATTCTCCCTTTTCATAGGAGACGCCAACTTCTGGACGTTGTTGCGTGCTTATTACATCAAAGTCATTGCTCAAGGTCGTATTGAAATCCCTGTTTCCACTATTAGGATCAATATCAAAAACATTACGCTCACTACTTTGATCTCTATGCTGGTAATTATATTCTACCGAAGCACGCCAATTGCTATCCAATGCCTGACGATATCGCGGCCCAAAACTATAGGTGGTGTTTCTCGTATTTTGATTGATCAACTGGTTTTGAATATCAGTAGTCGTGGTGTTATTATTGAACGTATTACGTTCTGAATTAAAACGATTGTCTGAATTGTTCTGATCTTCACTAAAATCTGCAGAGAGGCTTATAAAGCTTCCTTTAGTTTTCAAACGTCTACTAACATAAAGGTTAGCCCCCAGATTTCTGTTATCCGATATATTGTTACTGGTCGTAGTTACATCATTTATCAAGTTCCCGTCTTCATCTCGAGAAGCAGAGAACTGATTAGAATTACTGCTATTATCAGAAAGCGTTGCTCTAGGTCTAAAGTAGATGGAGGTGAGCGTATCTGGTTTTACAGTGATACGACTTCCAAACCTGTGATTGTTCCCTAGGCTATTGCTATTGTTCGAACTAGTAGTAGTAAACGTACGATCTGGAAGGAAAGTCGTCCTTCTGGAATCAGTGGCCGATATGTTATCAGAGCGTCCATAAAAGTAGTTGGCATCTGCCTCTACTTTCTCACCGTACTCGTCGCTGTAATTGAAACCTGCAGATCTACTGCTTGTGATACCACTATTGCTACCAAAGTTGACTCCATTGATCCCAAAACTACCATTAGAACTGCGACTGATGGAATAAGCACTGCTCCCCATGGCGTCATAAATTTCATCAAAACTGAATCCTGGTGAATTGATGTTATTGCTACTTCCT of the Nonlabens marinus S1-08 genome contains:
- a CDS encoding glycosyltransferase 87 family protein codes for the protein MKARLQNGFGILLILSFLECAVFSSLPRKQFLDSLICYTTLFVFFGGFYWIFKTAQSREIQLFSFKLGRLWQRPPHILVWLIAGIVLRLVFLWNTPTLSQDFFRFIWDGHLLLNGLNPYIYLPDDLIAAGVEVVPNAQLLHSSMGELSSGHYTNYPPLNQLFFAAAAYLGGDNLLMTVVWMRVFIIAADVVVFFYGLRLLRLIGKPDYLILLYFLNPFVIIELTANLHWEGVMACLMLMGVYYFITYQRLKSPVFIGFSILLKLLPVMILPLLLKGMKWKRWFLYFGILAATVSLGFAPFISADLIENYGSSVGLWFGTFEFNASVYYIIREIGFQITGYNIIGTVGKILPVITLMSILLLAVIRKNQFPEILLTSILFSFTIYLLFSTTVHPWYLTIPLLFSIFTKYRYMVIWSGLVFVSYSAYSNALFQENMWWIGIEYSMVIAFLTYELWVQSRWMPNTRYK
- a CDS encoding outer membrane beta-barrel protein; the protein is MNKFVIAALLLGSLFVHSQQFTITGTVTDSVTKQKLLSATVFLESVEDSTLITYSITDIDGKFNLTGNTNYELLNFYTSFQGYQEITRVLDLSKNRQIDMGNIMLSNDIESLGDVVVTARKAPITLKQDTLEFNAKSFNTKADATLEDVIKELPGVELDKDGNITVNGKQVTKILVNGKEFFGDDPQIALKNLPKEIIDKIQVTESKTEEQKQSGDAGDDNASEINITIDEDKNKGWFSRLTAGAGTDDRYSMSGIANYFKDELRVSVLGSSNNINSPGFSFDEIYDAMGSSAYSISRSSNGSFGINGVNFGSNSGITSSRSAGFNYSDEYGEKVEADANYFYGRSDNISATDSRRTTFLPDRTFTTTSSNNSNSLGNNHRFGSRITVKPDTLTSIYFRPRATLSDNSSNSNQFSASRDEDGNLINDVTTTSNNISDNRNLGANLYVSRRLKTKGSFISLSADFSEDQNNSDNRFNSERNTFNNNTTTTDIQNQLINQNTRNTTYSFGPRYRQALDSNWRASVEYNYQHRDQSSERNVFDIDPNSGNRDFNTTLSNDFDVISTQQRPEVGVSYEKGEFRMELGTGYIFQTLESEDVLQQVSFSKDFNNLFLQANLRQKIGKFGQVYLYYNNSVDVPSVRELQPVEDRTNPTNIVVGNPDLDATIRHNVNLNWSNYDWEKGSGFYMGGNMSFNKDAVAAITTTDDDLIRTTTYTNVDGNRNGYLYSSFSKTWKKDKRDIGGDISINANYNRFVSFTNGIQFASESLGITPGASFEYSIRDLFEIELDYSLNLNSTAYDIASIEDQSFTNHTAAIDLTTFWPENLTMGLRGEYNRFGNVSSEFDNDSFVLIGSLGYKFAKDKAILKVTAYDLLDQVIATRRNVNQDFVLDTSSLVLQQYFMLSFTYKLSKFGGSDPDNNKTKFF
- a CDS encoding glycosyltransferase family 2 protein; this encodes MTQQPIIKVLIPAFNEAGSVGLVIQDLPKYIDEVIVVSNNSTDQTVANAMAAGATVLQESRRGYGFACLKGMDYIAGLERQPDILVFIDGDYSDYPEQLPLLTAPIIERDIDFVIGARDKKLRETGSMTGPQIFGNWLATNLMKLFFNSRFTDLGPFRAIKYEKLVALQMQDQTYGWTVEMQLKALKKNYTYEEVPVRYRNRIGVSKVSGTFKGAIFAGVKILTWIFKYGLKK
- a CDS encoding cellulose synthase family protein yields the protein MILEWICIIIYSASLIMILFYALSQLNLLVNYLQANRKASATNYQVPTKADLPYVTIQLPVFNELYVIERLLENIALIDYPKDKLEIQVLDDSTDESLEITSMEVDKLQNLGFDIQHIMRTDRSGYKAGALKEGLKTAKGEFIAIFDADFLPQPDWLLKTVGYFQDPDIGVVQTRWSHLNRNYSILTQIQAFALDAHFTLEQVGRNSKGHFINFNGTAGIWRKQTIYDAGNWQGDTLTEDLDLSYRAQLKQWKFKYLEDVTTPAELPIVISAARSQQFRWNKGGAENFQKMFKRVLSSKTISAKTKFHGILHLLNSTMFLNVLIVAVLSIPMLYIKNEYEHLKVYFIVMSFFVISTLIFFVCYWYMYRNIYGGGFKNFVTYIGMFFTFFSIAMGFSLHNSIAVIEGHIGKRSEFVRTPKFNLTAVGSNWKANKYLRKKLSPNVVIEGLLTLYFIFGLYSAFIVGDQGGDFGLFPFHLMLVIGFGFVFIRSLTDKQ
- a CDS encoding helix-turn-helix domain-containing protein, with the protein product MESIASKIKQARIRKGMSQEELADQSQISLRTVQRIENEQNEPRGKTLQLICDTLQINIEDLLDYGKKEDRQFLMFFHLSVICGVFIPAGNIILPMILWLTKRDKIIGLNRVGARLLNFQIVWTILSYSLPIVIMFFGSDLEPYFQFVDNIPTFNSIIYSFGGFSFINYALAVVFAILNYRDKQITYPSIIPMIK